Proteins encoded within one genomic window of Bradyrhizobium sp. CB1717:
- a CDS encoding acyl-CoA dehydrogenase family protein: MNFDFSDDQKQLRDQARKFLAEKCSPKAVRVVLDGKAPYDKELWKGLAEMGFLGVAIPEEFGGAGAGHLELCVIAEEMGRANAPVPFSSTVYLAAEALLIAGSDAQKKKWLPAIASGEAIGTLALFEGKGNPAPKNVKLTAANGVLNGVKKPVADGGIADFAVVAARTGSSGRENDISLFLVDLKAGGVEVNNLTNLDPTRGQAELTFKDCKAEPLGAAGEGWSILTQVLDRAAVLCAFEQVGGSDRALEMGRDYALDRIAFGRQIGSFQAVKHMLADMYVSATLARSNSYYGAWALSTNAAELPEAAAAARISATQAFQHCAKNNIQVHGGMGFTWEFDCHMYYRRANAMALGLGSLSYWEDQLIDRMRKKNAA; the protein is encoded by the coding sequence ATGAACTTCGATTTCTCCGACGACCAGAAGCAGCTCCGCGACCAGGCGCGCAAATTCCTCGCGGAAAAGTGCTCGCCAAAGGCGGTGCGCGTCGTGCTCGACGGCAAGGCGCCTTATGACAAGGAGCTGTGGAAGGGCCTTGCCGAGATGGGCTTTCTCGGCGTTGCCATCCCGGAAGAGTTCGGCGGCGCCGGTGCCGGCCATCTCGAGCTTTGCGTGATCGCGGAGGAGATGGGCCGGGCCAATGCGCCGGTGCCGTTCTCCTCGACCGTCTATCTTGCCGCCGAAGCGCTGCTGATCGCGGGCAGCGATGCGCAGAAGAAGAAATGGTTGCCGGCGATCGCTTCGGGCGAGGCGATCGGCACGCTGGCGCTGTTCGAGGGCAAGGGCAATCCGGCGCCGAAGAACGTCAAGCTGACGGCCGCCAATGGCGTGCTCAACGGCGTCAAGAAGCCCGTCGCCGACGGCGGCATCGCCGACTTCGCAGTGGTCGCCGCCCGCACCGGATCGAGCGGGCGCGAGAACGACATCTCGCTGTTCCTGGTCGATCTCAAGGCCGGCGGCGTCGAGGTCAACAACCTCACCAATCTCGATCCGACCCGCGGGCAGGCCGAGCTCACCTTCAAGGACTGCAAGGCCGAGCCGCTTGGCGCCGCCGGCGAAGGCTGGAGCATTTTGACCCAGGTGCTCGACCGTGCCGCGGTGTTGTGCGCCTTCGAGCAGGTCGGCGGCTCCGACCGCGCGTTGGAAATGGGCCGCGACTACGCGCTCGACCGCATCGCCTTCGGCCGGCAGATCGGCTCGTTCCAGGCAGTCAAGCACATGCTGGCTGACATGTATGTCTCGGCGACGCTGGCGCGCTCCAACAGCTATTACGGCGCCTGGGCGCTGTCGACGAACGCGGCCGAACTGCCGGAAGCGGCAGCCGCTGCGCGCATCAGCGCGACGCAGGCGTTCCAGCACTGCGCCAAGAACAACATCCAGGTTCACGGCGGCATGGGATTCACCTGGGAGTTCGACTGCCACATGTACTACCGCCGCGCCAACGCCATGGCGCTCGGGCTCGGCAGTCTGTCCTATTGGGAAGACCAACTGATCGACCGCATGCGGAAGAAGAACGCGGCGTAA
- a CDS encoding acyl-CoA dehydrogenase, with the protein MNFDDTPQEAEFRATARAWIGANAPKQYEEELRKSSLGRTVLKNANILEVAKAWQKKKADAGWACLHWPKEYGGRGSSPIERVIWQQEEGPFGQLSRMFIIGHGMCGPTMMAFAREEHKRTYLPPLASGEKVWCQLFSEPAGGSDVAGLRTRAEKDGDDWIINGQKIWTSGAHYSDYGILLTRTDPTVPKHKGLTMFFLDMKSPGVEVRPIKQASGASDFNEVYFTNVRIPDHQRLGEVGDGWNVSLTTLMNERSAIGAAVSTGFPELFEYCSSLMLDDGPAIEDRAVRSKLANWAVKASGLKYTSMRAISALSRGERPGPENSIGKLVAGSMIQDVATYALDLQGAAGVVSGEDAELAGRFQAMLLRAPGTRVEGGTDEIMRNIIAERVLGLPGDIRVDKDVPFNKIPTKGRG; encoded by the coding sequence ATGAACTTCGACGACACCCCGCAGGAAGCCGAATTCCGCGCCACCGCCCGCGCCTGGATCGGCGCGAATGCGCCCAAGCAATACGAGGAAGAGCTGCGCAAATCCTCGCTCGGCCGCACCGTGCTCAAGAACGCCAACATTCTTGAAGTGGCAAAGGCCTGGCAGAAGAAGAAGGCCGATGCCGGCTGGGCCTGCCTGCACTGGCCGAAGGAATATGGTGGGCGCGGCTCGTCGCCGATCGAGCGCGTGATCTGGCAGCAGGAAGAAGGGCCGTTCGGCCAGCTCTCCCGCATGTTCATCATCGGCCACGGCATGTGCGGGCCGACCATGATGGCGTTCGCGCGCGAGGAGCATAAGCGCACTTATCTGCCGCCGCTCGCTTCCGGCGAGAAGGTCTGGTGCCAGCTGTTCTCCGAGCCCGCCGGTGGCTCCGACGTCGCGGGGCTTCGTACCCGCGCCGAGAAGGACGGCGATGACTGGATCATCAACGGCCAGAAGATCTGGACCTCGGGCGCGCATTATTCCGACTACGGCATCCTGCTCACCCGCACCGATCCGACCGTGCCCAAGCACAAGGGCCTCACCATGTTCTTCCTGGACATGAAGAGCCCCGGAGTCGAGGTGCGGCCGATCAAGCAGGCGAGCGGCGCCTCCGACTTCAACGAAGTCTATTTCACCAACGTCCGCATTCCCGACCATCAGCGCCTCGGCGAAGTCGGCGACGGTTGGAACGTCTCGCTGACCACGCTGATGAACGAGCGCAGCGCGATCGGCGCGGCCGTCTCGACCGGTTTTCCCGAGCTGTTTGAATACTGCTCCAGCCTGATGCTCGACGACGGTCCGGCGATCGAGGATCGTGCGGTGCGCTCGAAGCTGGCGAACTGGGCGGTGAAGGCGAGCGGGTTGAAGTACACCAGCATGCGCGCGATCTCGGCGCTGTCGAGAGGCGAGCGCCCGGGACCGGAAAACTCCATCGGCAAGCTGGTGGCGGGCTCGATGATCCAGGATGTCGCGACCTATGCGCTGGACTTGCAAGGTGCTGCCGGCGTGGTCAGCGGCGAGGATGCCGAACTCGCCGGCCGTTTCCAGGCCATGCTGCTGCGTGCGCCGGGTACCCGCGTCGAAGGCGGCACCGACGAGATCATGCGCAACATCATCGCCGAGCGGGTGCTGGGACTGCCCGGCGATATCCGTGTCGACAAGGACGTGCCGTTCAACAAGATCCCGACGAAGGGAAGAGGGTAG
- a CDS encoding acyl-CoA dehydrogenase translates to MNFDDTPEEAAFRETARKWVEANAPKELHGELSKSSLGRIRLAKHDIVDVGKAWQKKKFEGNWACLHWPKEYGGRGASPIERVIWQQEEGVYGKLTQPFQIGEGMCGPTVMAFGNEDAKRRYLPKLASGEEIWCQLFSEPSAGSDVAGLRTRAEKKGDNWVVNGQKIWTSGAHYSDYGLLIARTDPNVPKHKGLTMFFLDMKSPGVEVRPIKQANGMQEFNEVYFTDVVISDSQRLGAVGEGWSVSLTTLMNERMSIGSRLATGVPEMFEFCSNLMLEDGLAIDDPAVRSKLASWAAKSSGLKYTSYRTISALSKGERPGPENSIGKLVSGMMLQDIATFAMDLQGAAGVLTGSDEETVQGQFQQMLLSSPSMRIAGGTDEILRNIIAERVLGLPGDIRVDKDVPYNKIPTKGR, encoded by the coding sequence ATGAATTTCGACGACACCCCGGAGGAAGCCGCATTCCGCGAGACCGCGCGCAAATGGGTCGAGGCCAATGCGCCGAAGGAGCTGCATGGCGAGCTGTCAAAGTCCTCGCTCGGCCGCATCCGGCTTGCCAAGCATGACATCGTCGATGTCGGCAAGGCCTGGCAGAAGAAGAAGTTCGAGGGCAACTGGGCCTGCCTGCACTGGCCGAAGGAATATGGCGGCCGCGGCGCGAGCCCGATCGAGCGCGTGATCTGGCAGCAGGAGGAGGGCGTCTACGGCAAGCTGACCCAGCCGTTCCAGATCGGCGAGGGCATGTGCGGGCCGACCGTGATGGCGTTCGGCAACGAAGATGCCAAGCGCCGCTATTTGCCGAAGCTCGCCTCGGGCGAGGAGATCTGGTGCCAGCTGTTCTCCGAGCCGTCCGCCGGCTCGGACGTCGCGGGCCTGCGCACCCGCGCGGAGAAGAAGGGCGACAACTGGGTCGTCAACGGCCAGAAGATCTGGACCTCGGGCGCGCATTATTCCGACTATGGTCTTCTGATCGCGCGCACCGATCCGAATGTGCCCAAGCACAAGGGCCTCACCATGTTCTTCCTGGACATGAAGAGCCCCGGCGTCGAGGTGCGGCCGATCAAGCAGGCCAACGGCATGCAGGAGTTCAACGAGGTCTATTTCACCGACGTCGTGATATCAGACAGCCAGCGTCTCGGTGCCGTCGGCGAGGGCTGGAGCGTGTCACTGACGACGCTGATGAACGAGCGCATGTCGATCGGCTCGCGGCTCGCGACCGGCGTGCCTGAGATGTTCGAGTTCTGCTCCAACCTGATGCTGGAGGACGGGCTTGCGATCGACGATCCCGCTGTGCGCTCGAAGCTGGCGAGCTGGGCGGCGAAGTCGAGCGGGCTGAAATACACCAGCTACCGCACCATCTCGGCGCTGTCGAAGGGCGAGCGGCCGGGGCCGGAGAACTCGATCGGCAAGCTGGTGTCCGGCATGATGCTGCAGGACATCGCGACCTTTGCGATGGACCTGCAGGGCGCGGCCGGTGTTCTCACCGGCAGTGACGAGGAGACGGTGCAGGGCCAGTTCCAGCAGATGCTGCTGTCTTCGCCCTCGATGCGCATCGCCGGCGGCACCGACGAGATTTTGCGCAACATCATCGCCGAGCGCGTGCTGGGCCTGCCGGGCGATATTCGTGTCGACAAGGACGTGCCGTACAACAAGATCCCGACGAAGGGACGGTGA
- a CDS encoding nitroreductase — protein sequence MDATVKQNDRIGVLEELLNERYSVRAFLPKEVDRATIAHVLTTAQRTASWCNSQPWQVIIASGEAKERFRKAIHAEASKGLGDDYDFIPPREYVGVYLERRRESGFQLYNTLGIARGDRSAYAKQALENYNFFGAPHVAIIHTDEALGIYGAIDCGAYVSNFMLAAQALGLGTIPQAALARHSGLIRRHFNLPDDRRVVCGISFGYADHAHKVNSYRTSRASVPDTVTFVEE from the coding sequence ATGGACGCTACTGTGAAACAAAACGACCGCATCGGCGTGCTCGAAGAGCTCCTCAACGAGCGCTACTCGGTCCGCGCCTTCCTGCCCAAGGAGGTCGACCGCGCCACCATCGCGCATGTGCTGACCACCGCGCAGCGTACTGCGTCCTGGTGCAACAGCCAGCCCTGGCAGGTCATCATCGCCAGCGGCGAGGCCAAGGAGCGTTTTCGCAAGGCGATCCACGCGGAGGCCTCGAAGGGCCTTGGCGACGACTACGATTTCATCCCGCCGCGCGAATATGTCGGGGTCTATCTCGAGCGCCGCCGCGAAAGCGGCTTCCAACTCTACAACACGCTCGGCATCGCCCGCGGCGACAGAAGCGCTTACGCAAAACAGGCGCTGGAGAACTACAATTTCTTCGGCGCGCCGCATGTCGCCATCATCCACACCGACGAGGCGCTCGGCATCTACGGCGCGATCGATTGCGGCGCCTATGTCTCCAATTTCATGCTGGCCGCGCAGGCGCTCGGGCTCGGCACGATCCCGCAGGCGGCGCTGGCGCGCCATTCCGGCCTGATCCGCCGCCATTTCAACCTGCCGGACGACCGCCGCGTCGTCTGCGGCATCTCGTTCGGCTATGCCGACCACGCCCACAAGGTCAACAGCTACCGCACCTCGCGCGCGAGCGTGCCTGATACCGTGACGTTCGTGGAGGAGTGA
- a CDS encoding sigma-70 family RNA polymerase sigma factor, with the protein MPLTESLRNDILAAVPSLRAFAISLSGNADRADDLVQETLLRALANIDSFQPGSNLPAWLFTILRNLFRSDYRKRRREVEDAEGNYAKTLKTQPSQNAHLEFEEFRGALEKLPQDQREALILVGASGFSYEDAASICGCAVGTIKSRVNRARSKLAALLYVDGAEDFGPDETVRAVIGGSGG; encoded by the coding sequence ATGCCTCTCACGGAATCCCTGCGTAACGACATCCTTGCGGCCGTGCCAAGTCTGCGCGCGTTCGCGATCTCGCTCAGCGGCAACGCTGACCGCGCCGACGATCTGGTTCAGGAAACGCTGTTGCGCGCGCTCGCCAACATCGACTCCTTCCAGCCCGGCTCCAACCTGCCGGCCTGGCTGTTCACGATCCTGCGCAACCTGTTTCGCTCCGACTATCGCAAGCGGCGGCGCGAGGTCGAGGATGCCGAGGGCAATTATGCGAAGACGCTGAAGACGCAGCCCTCGCAGAATGCGCATCTCGAGTTCGAGGAGTTTCGCGGTGCGCTCGAGAAGCTTCCGCAGGACCAGCGCGAGGCCTTGATCCTGGTCGGTGCCTCCGGCTTCTCCTATGAGGATGCGGCCTCGATCTGCGGCTGCGCGGTCGGCACGATCAAGAGCCGCGTCAATCGCGCGCGCTCGAAGCTCGCCGCGCTGCTCTATGTCGACGGCGCCGAAGACTTCGGGCCTGACGAGACCGTGCGCGCCGTGATCGGCGGCAGCGGCGGATAG
- a CDS encoding NepR family anti-sigma factor yields MKDLKSQASKSTTPGKGGLTPEIQSRIGHQLRAMYDDVVRQGVPDRFAELIKKLDAPGGAPQVEIGGGSNDNNNGRD; encoded by the coding sequence ATGAAAGATCTCAAGTCTCAAGCCAGCAAAAGCACGACCCCCGGCAAGGGAGGCCTCACTCCGGAGATCCAATCCCGGATCGGGCATCAACTGCGCGCCATGTACGACGACGTCGTGCGGCAAGGGGTTCCGGACCGGTTCGCGGAACTGATCAAGAAACTTGATGCGCCGGGAGGCGCACCCCAAGTGGAAATTGGTGGGGGCTCCAACGACAACAACAATGGGAGGGATTAA